In Apis cerana isolate GH-2021 linkage group LG6, AcerK_1.0, whole genome shotgun sequence, the following are encoded in one genomic region:
- the LOC133666274 gene encoding ras-related protein Rab-5C, whose amino-acid sequence MANRGTAQRPNGSTQGKICQFKLVLLGESAVGKSSLVLRFVKGQFHEYQESTIGAAFLTQTVCLDDTTVKFEIWDTAGQERYHSLAPMYYRGAQAAIVVYDITNQDTFVRAQTWVKELQRQASPSIVIALAGNKADLANKRIVEFDEAQTYADENGLLFMETSAKTAMNVNDIFLAIAKKLPKNEQSGSASTSGQGRRLVETEGQKAATGNCCK is encoded by the exons ATGGCTAATCGGGGTACAGCCCAGAGGCCGAATGGTTCGACACAAGGAAAGATTTGTCAATTTAAGCTGGTATTACTTGGAGAATCTGCTGTGGGAAAATCGAGTCTTGTTTTGAGGTTTGTTAAAGGACAGTTTCATGAATATCAAGAAAGTACTATTGGAG ctgCTTTTTTAACACAAACTGTATGTTTGGATGATACAACTGTAAAATTTGAGATTTGGGATACAGCAGGGCAGGAACGTTATCATAGTCTTGCACCAATGTATTATCGTGGTGCACAAGCAGCTATTGTTGTATATGATATAACAAATCAA GACACATTTGTACGTGCCCAAACGTGGGTGAAGGAATTGCAACGACAAGCCAGTCCAAGTATAGTTATAGCATTAGCTGGAAATAAAGCTGATCTtgcaaataaaagaattgtagAATTTGATGAAGCTCAAACTTATGCTGATGAAAATGGCCTTCTTTTCATGGAAACTTCAGCTAAAACAGCAATGAatgttaatgatatatttttggcaattg CTAAAAAACTTCCAAAGAATGAACAATCAGGAAGTGCAAGTACAAGTGGTCAAGGTCGTCGATTGGTTGAAACAGAAGGACAAAAGGCAGCAACTGGCAATTGTTGCAAGTGA